A part of Flavobacteriaceae bacterium GSB9 genomic DNA contains:
- a CDS encoding DUF2461 domain-containing protein produces MGLVVPKEALTFLNKLEKNNNRDWFNNNKTKFKAIEKEVKMFYNAIFERLNKHDDIEKLKMFRIYRDVRFSKNKMPYKTNFGGAFHRAKPKLRGGYYLHIQPNNQSFLATGFWQPNAADLLRIRKEFEMDDAEIRDILANRTFNTVWGNTFEGDEVKTAPKGFGREHKAIDLIKKKQYIFTKKISDKDVLASNFLDEIDNAFIAVRPFFDYMSDVLTTDLNGVSLIDD; encoded by the coding sequence ATGGGCTTAGTTGTACCGAAAGAAGCACTTACATTTTTAAACAAACTTGAAAAAAATAATAATCGCGATTGGTTCAATAATAATAAAACAAAATTTAAAGCTATTGAAAAGGAAGTAAAAATGTTTTATAATGCCATTTTTGAAAGATTAAACAAGCATGATGATATAGAAAAATTAAAGATGTTCAGAATATATCGTGATGTGCGCTTTTCGAAAAATAAAATGCCTTATAAAACTAATTTTGGTGGGGCTTTTCACCGTGCAAAACCTAAACTAAGGGGCGGTTATTATCTTCACATTCAACCTAATAATCAAAGTTTTTTGGCAACTGGATTTTGGCAACCTAACGCAGCAGATTTACTACGCATAAGAAAGGAATTTGAAATGGACGATGCCGAAATACGCGACATTTTGGCCAACAGAACCTTTAATACGGTTTGGGGCAATACTTTTGAAGGCGACGAAGTAAAAACTGCCCCAAAAGGCTTCGGCCGGGAGCACAAGGCTATCGATTTAATTAAAAAGAAACAATACATTTTCACTAAAAAAATTAGTGATAAAGATGTGTTGGCCTCTAATTTTTTAGATGAAATTGATAATGCGTTTATAGCCGTTAGGCCATTCTTCGATTATATGAGTGACGTACTAACAACCGATTTAAATGGTGTTTCGCTGATAGACGACTAA
- a CDS encoding glyoxalase, translated as MNTRKSQIKSIRPEILSNTINDNMSKDERFQNIVLRPVIKLQNDLFIEVFRNYITKHKSVFYDLSLEKRQLYIENAIQKDMKLRNSMKGMVIGQFTVEEYLLYIENSSALNKRMMNLVKDRLLSQIQLFEKPEFREAV; from the coding sequence ATGAACACTAGAAAATCCCAAATTAAAAGTATTCGTCCAGAAATTTTAAGCAACACTATTAACGACAACATGAGTAAAGACGAACGTTTTCAGAACATAGTATTGCGTCCCGTAATTAAGCTTCAAAATGATTTATTTATTGAAGTTTTTAGAAACTATATCACCAAACATAAGTCTGTTTTTTACGACCTTTCTTTGGAAAAAAGACAGTTGTACATTGAAAATGCGATACAAAAGGACATGAAGCTTAGAAACTCCATGAAAGGTATGGTGATTGGCCAATTTACTGTTGAAGAATATTTACTTTACATTGAAAATTCATCTGCCTTGAATAAACGTATGATGAATTTGGTAAAAGACCGACTTTTAAGTCAAATTCAACTGTTTGAAAAGCCCGAGTTTAGAGAGGCTGTTTAG
- a CDS encoding DUF72 domain-containing protein, whose amino-acid sequence MKFGSVTNPQDINFTLPKDHPKTKKVLNRVKDDNVPEIYIGCAKWNRADLKGFYPRGTKDELAYYSSQFNAIELNATFYRIFSADQFEKWYDKTPEGFKFFPKLNQEVSHWKRLNETQEVVENYLNNAANLKEKLGTVFLQMHNNFAPKDFNRVVAFVESWPKEIPLAVEFRHTDWYNDKTVAEALYQLLEENNISNIIVDTAGRRDLMHMRLTNPTAFVRYVGANHDSDYSRLDDWVERLKIWKNQGIKEIDFFIHQNIEKESPLLSAYFIKKLNKELGYNLKIPNEDNQQELF is encoded by the coding sequence ATGAAGTTTGGTAGTGTAACAAATCCGCAAGACATCAATTTCACCTTGCCCAAGGATCACCCAAAAACTAAAAAGGTTTTAAATCGGGTTAAGGACGATAACGTTCCGGAAATTTACATAGGTTGCGCAAAATGGAACCGGGCAGATTTAAAAGGATTTTACCCCAGAGGCACTAAAGACGAATTGGCCTATTATTCGTCACAATTCAATGCCATTGAACTTAATGCTACGTTTTACAGGATTTTTTCTGCCGATCAGTTTGAAAAATGGTATGATAAAACACCTGAAGGGTTTAAATTTTTCCCAAAATTGAATCAGGAAGTCAGCCATTGGAAACGATTAAATGAAACTCAAGAAGTTGTTGAGAACTACTTGAACAATGCGGCCAACTTAAAAGAAAAGTTAGGAACAGTTTTTTTGCAAATGCATAATAATTTTGCTCCCAAAGATTTTAATAGGGTTGTGGCTTTTGTAGAAAGTTGGCCAAAAGAAATTCCTTTGGCCGTAGAGTTTAGACATACCGATTGGTACAACGACAAAACCGTTGCAGAAGCATTATACCAGCTTTTAGAAGAAAATAATATTTCAAATATTATTGTAGATACCGCAGGACGGCGAGATTTAATGCATATGCGCTTAACAAACCCTACTGCTTTTGTTCGCTATGTGGGCGCAAACCATGATAGCGATTATAGTAGATTGGACGATTGGGTGGAGCGTTTGAAAATTTGGAAAAACCAGGGCATTAAGGAAATTGACTTTTTCATTCATCAAAATATTGAAAAAGAATCGCCTTTGCTTTCTGCTTATTTCATAAAAAAACTGAATAAAGAATTGGGATATAACCTTAAAATACCGAACGAAGATAATCAACAAGAACTCTTTTAA
- a CDS encoding acyl-CoA thioesterase, protein MRFHTRKWVKPEDLNANGTLFGGRLLEWIDEEAALYTIIQLENQKVVTKFMSEIDFKASAKQGDIVEIGIEVVKFGKASLVLSSEVRNKMTHETIITISNIVMVNLGPDGKAKPHGKTEVEYVSDRLN, encoded by the coding sequence ATGAGATTCCATACCAGAAAATGGGTAAAACCAGAAGATCTAAACGCTAACGGAACATTGTTTGGAGGCCGTTTGTTAGAGTGGATTGACGAAGAAGCGGCACTCTACACAATTATTCAACTTGAAAACCAAAAAGTAGTTACTAAGTTTATGAGTGAAATAGACTTTAAAGCTTCTGCTAAACAAGGTGATATTGTTGAAATAGGCATAGAAGTGGTGAAATTTGGCAAAGCATCGTTAGTTTTGAGTTCTGAAGTTAGAAATAAAATGACCCATGAAACAATCATAACCATTTCAAATATTGTAATGGTTAATTTGGGACCAGACGGTAAAGCAAAGCCCCATGGAAAAACAGAAGTAGAGTATGTATCGGATAGGTTAAATTAA
- the leuC gene encoding 3-isopropylmalate dehydratase large subunit, whose product MSKTLFDKVWDSHVVRKIEDGPDVFFIDRHFIHEVTSPVAFVGLKSRGIGVMYPEKTFATADHNTPTWNQHLPVADPLSANQLEALASNAAEYGISHWGLGHRNNGIVHIVGPENGITLPGSTIVCGDSHTSTHGAFGAIAFGIGTSEVEMVLSTQCIMQPKPKKMRINVNGKLGFGVTPKDVALYIISQQTTSGATGYFVEYAGDVFEDMSMEGRMTVCNLSIEMGARGGMIAPDEKTFEYIKGRKHTPKGADWDKAMVYWETLKTDDDAVFDAEFTYDAADIEPMITYGTNPGMGFGVTNSIPKAEDVDGNVNTYKKSLSYMKFNEGDSMIGKPVDYVFLGSCTNGRIEDFRAFCSIVEGRKKAENITAWLVPGSHKVVDQIKEEGLDKILEASGFVLREPGCSACLAMNDDKVPAGKLAVSTSNRNFEGRQGPGSRTLLASPLVAAATAVEGVVTDPRTLINA is encoded by the coding sequence ATGAGTAAGACATTGTTTGACAAAGTGTGGGATTCGCATGTTGTTAGAAAAATAGAAGATGGTCCGGATGTATTTTTTATAGATCGCCATTTTATCCATGAAGTTACCAGTCCTGTGGCTTTTGTAGGTTTAAAAAGCCGAGGTATTGGCGTGATGTACCCAGAAAAAACCTTTGCAACAGCTGACCATAATACCCCAACTTGGAATCAGCATTTGCCAGTAGCAGATCCTTTATCAGCAAACCAATTAGAGGCATTGGCCAGTAATGCTGCCGAATATGGTATTTCACACTGGGGATTAGGGCACAGAAACAACGGTATTGTTCATATTGTAGGTCCAGAAAACGGCATCACACTTCCTGGCTCTACTATTGTTTGTGGCGATTCACATACATCTACACACGGTGCTTTTGGAGCCATAGCCTTTGGTATTGGTACTTCTGAAGTAGAAATGGTTTTGTCAACGCAATGTATTATGCAGCCAAAGCCTAAAAAAATGCGTATTAACGTAAATGGTAAATTAGGTTTTGGGGTAACACCAAAAGATGTAGCGCTTTATATTATTTCCCAACAAACTACATCAGGAGCTACAGGCTATTTTGTTGAGTATGCTGGCGATGTTTTTGAAGACATGTCTATGGAAGGCCGTATGACGGTTTGTAACCTTTCAATTGAAATGGGAGCACGTGGTGGAATGATTGCACCAGACGAAAAAACATTTGAATACATTAAAGGAAGAAAGCATACACCAAAAGGCGCCGATTGGGATAAAGCCATGGTGTATTGGGAAACCTTAAAAACAGACGACGATGCTGTTTTTGATGCTGAATTTACTTATGATGCAGCCGACATCGAACCCATGATAACCTACGGAACAAACCCAGGTATGGGCTTTGGTGTAACAAATTCTATTCCTAAAGCAGAAGATGTAGACGGCAATGTCAATACCTATAAAAAATCATTAAGCTATATGAAGTTTAATGAAGGCGATAGCATGATTGGTAAACCTGTTGATTATGTATTCTTAGGATCGTGTACCAATGGACGCATTGAGGATTTCAGAGCATTTTGTTCAATTGTTGAAGGACGCAAAAAAGCAGAAAACATCACGGCATGGTTGGTACCAGGATCGCATAAAGTTGTCGACCAAATAAAGGAAGAAGGTTTAGATAAAATTTTGGAAGCCTCTGGTTTTGTATTAAGAGAACCAGGTTGTTCAGCTTGCTTAGCCATGAACGATGACAAAGTGCCTGCCGGAAAATTAGCAGTATCGACATCTAACCGTAATTTTGAAGGTCGCCAAGGTCCAGGATCAAGAACATTACTGGCCTCGCCACTAGTAGCTGCAGCTACCGCAGTTGAAGGTGTAGTAACAGACCCAAGAACATTAATTAACGCATAA
- the leuD gene encoding 3-isopropylmalate dehydratase small subunit: MAYDKFEVLTSTAYPLPIENVDTDQIIPARFLKATKREGFGDNFFRDWRYDSEGNPIADFPLNDSKYEGSKILVGGKNFGSGSSREHAAWSVYDFGLRCVISSAFADIFKNNCLNIGVLPVQVSAAFAQKLFDAIEADPKTEIKVDLPNQTVTLLATGESESFEINGYKKGNMLNGFDDIDYLQNMKDEVAEFGETRPF; the protein is encoded by the coding sequence ATGGCTTACGATAAATTTGAAGTTTTAACAAGTACAGCTTACCCTTTACCTATAGAAAACGTAGATACCGATCAAATTATTCCGGCACGTTTCCTAAAAGCGACAAAACGTGAAGGATTTGGCGATAACTTTTTTAGAGATTGGAGATATGATTCTGAAGGAAATCCAATTGCAGACTTTCCTTTAAACGATTCAAAATATGAAGGTTCTAAAATATTAGTTGGTGGTAAAAACTTTGGTTCAGGTTCATCAAGAGAGCATGCCGCTTGGTCTGTTTACGATTTTGGATTACGTTGTGTAATTTCATCGGCATTTGCAGATATCTTTAAAAACAACTGTTTAAATATTGGTGTTTTGCCAGTACAGGTTTCTGCTGCATTTGCTCAAAAGTTATTTGATGCCATTGAAGCCGATCCGAAAACAGAAATAAAAGTAGATTTGCCAAACCAAACAGTAACTTTATTGGCCACTGGCGAATCAGAGTCATTCGAAATCAATGGTTACAAAAAAGGCAATATGCTTAATGGTTTCGATGATATCGATTACTTACAGAACATGAAAGATGAGGTTGCCGAATTTGGTGAAACCAGACCTTTTTAA
- a CDS encoding 2-isopropylmalate synthase — protein sequence MKKIEIMDTTLRDGEQTSGVSFSASEKLTIAKLLLEELKVDRIEIASARVSEGEFQAVKDVTQWASQNGYINQVEVLTFVDKGISIDWMIEAGAKVQNLLTKGSLNHLTHQLKKTPSQHFKEITETIALATSKGIETNIYLEDWSNGMRNSKDYVYEFLEFLSTQPVKRIMLPDTLGVLTPNESFNFVKEIKDKYPNLHFDFHAHNDYDLGVANAIEALKGGADGLHLTVNGMGERAGNAPMASTIAVINDYMPSVEIGVNEKVLYTVSKLVESFSGVVIPANKPIIGANVFTQTAGIHADGDNKKNLYFSDLMPERFGRTRKYALGKASGKANIQKNLQELGLQLDDEDLKKVTQRIIELGDKKQVVTKEDLPYIISDVLDYDYEEKVKVNTYVLNHAKGLKPSTTVSLTIENNTFEEISQGDGQFDAFMNAIRSIFKKQKRGILPDLIDYAVRIPPGSRSDALCETIITWKSPEKEFKTRGLDSDQTVSAIKATEKMLNIIIN from the coding sequence ATGAAGAAGATAGAAATAATGGACACGACATTGCGCGATGGTGAACAAACCTCGGGCGTGTCGTTTTCAGCTTCTGAAAAACTTACCATAGCTAAACTTTTACTTGAAGAATTAAAAGTTGATCGCATTGAAATTGCTTCAGCTAGAGTTTCTGAAGGTGAATTTCAAGCCGTAAAAGACGTTACCCAATGGGCTTCACAAAATGGTTATATTAACCAAGTTGAGGTATTGACTTTTGTCGATAAAGGCATTTCCATCGATTGGATGATAGAGGCGGGGGCAAAGGTACAAAACCTATTAACTAAAGGTTCGTTAAATCATCTAACCCATCAACTTAAAAAAACACCAAGTCAGCATTTTAAAGAGATAACCGAAACTATTGCTTTAGCGACTTCTAAAGGTATTGAAACTAATATCTATTTGGAAGATTGGAGCAATGGTATGAGAAATTCCAAAGACTATGTTTATGAGTTTTTAGAGTTTTTATCAACGCAGCCCGTAAAACGCATCATGCTTCCAGATACCTTGGGGGTTTTAACGCCTAACGAATCTTTCAATTTTGTAAAAGAAATTAAAGACAAGTACCCAAACTTACATTTCGATTTCCATGCGCATAATGATTACGATTTAGGAGTGGCCAATGCTATAGAAGCACTTAAAGGTGGGGCCGACGGTTTGCATTTAACGGTAAACGGAATGGGCGAACGTGCAGGTAACGCACCAATGGCAAGTACTATTGCTGTTATTAACGATTATATGCCCAGCGTTGAAATTGGGGTAAACGAAAAGGTACTTTATACCGTTAGTAAACTTGTTGAGAGTTTTTCTGGTGTTGTAATTCCTGCCAACAAACCCATAATCGGAGCTAATGTATTTACCCAAACAGCTGGCATCCATGCCGATGGCGACAATAAAAAGAACCTGTATTTTAGCGACTTAATGCCTGAGCGTTTTGGTAGAACCAGAAAATATGCTTTAGGTAAAGCTTCAGGTAAAGCTAATATTCAGAAAAACTTACAGGAACTCGGTCTTCAGCTTGACGACGAAGACTTAAAAAAAGTAACCCAGCGCATTATTGAGCTGGGCGACAAAAAGCAAGTTGTCACCAAAGAAGATCTGCCTTACATCATTTCTGATGTTTTAGATTACGATTACGAAGAAAAAGTAAAAGTTAATACTTACGTTTTAAATCATGCCAAAGGCCTTAAACCATCCACAACAGTATCTTTAACGATAGAGAACAATACTTTTGAGGAAATTTCACAGGGCGATGGACAATTTGATGCTTTTATGAATGCAATCCGAAGCATTTTTAAAAAACAAAAACGCGGTATTTTACCCGATTTGATAGACTATGCAGTGCGAATTCCCCCAGGAAGCCGATCGGATGCCTTGTGTGAAACTATTATTACTTGGAAATCGCCTGAAAAGGAATTTAAAACCCGAGGTTTAGATTCAGACCAAACGGTTTCTGCCATAAAAGCGACCGAAAAAATGCTAAATATTATTATTAATTAA
- the leuB gene encoding 3-isopropylmalate dehydrogenase, with product MKFNIALLAGDGIGPEVIDQAVKVSDAVAKKFGHEITWKPALTGAAAIDAVGEPYPDETHDICASSDAVLFGAIGHPKFDNDPSAPVRPEQGLLKMRKKLGLFANVRPTFVFPSLLDKSPLKKERIEGTDLVFFRELTSGVYFGEKGRKDNGNTAYDTNMYTKEEVTRLARKGFEAAMQRSKKLCCVDKANVMETSRLWRETVQGLEKEYPEVTVSYEFVDAVAMRLVQWPKDYDVLITENLFGDVLTDEASVISGSMGLMPSASLGTSISLFEPIHGSYPQAAGKNIANPMATVLSAAMMFENFGLTDEGKAIREAVNQALDQGIVTEDLADGNKAYGTTEVGDWLAANI from the coding sequence ATGAAATTTAACATAGCCCTTTTAGCCGGAGACGGTATAGGACCAGAAGTAATAGATCAAGCGGTAAAAGTGAGTGATGCCGTAGCGAAAAAATTTGGACACGAAATTACATGGAAACCAGCTCTAACCGGAGCGGCGGCCATTGATGCTGTGGGTGAACCTTACCCAGATGAAACGCACGACATTTGTGCATCTTCTGATGCTGTTTTATTCGGGGCCATTGGTCATCCAAAATTTGATAATGATCCTTCTGCACCGGTAAGACCTGAGCAAGGCTTGTTAAAAATGCGCAAAAAATTAGGTTTATTTGCCAATGTGCGCCCTACTTTTGTGTTTCCTTCATTATTGGATAAATCGCCTTTAAAGAAAGAGCGAATAGAAGGAACCGACTTGGTATTTTTCCGTGAGTTAACTTCTGGTGTTTATTTTGGTGAAAAAGGAAGAAAAGATAATGGTAATACGGCTTATGACACAAATATGTACACCAAAGAAGAAGTTACTCGGTTAGCACGCAAAGGCTTTGAAGCGGCCATGCAACGTTCTAAAAAATTATGTTGTGTAGATAAGGCTAATGTTATGGAAACCTCTCGTTTATGGAGAGAAACTGTGCAAGGTTTAGAAAAAGAATATCCGGAGGTAACAGTGTCTTACGAGTTTGTAGATGCCGTTGCCATGCGTTTGGTACAATGGCCAAAAGATTACGACGTGTTGATTACCGAAAACCTTTTTGGTGACGTATTAACAGATGAAGCATCTGTAATTTCTGGATCGATGGGCCTTATGCCTTCGGCTTCTTTAGGAACCAGCATTTCATTATTTGAACCTATTCATGGGTCTTATCCACAGGCAGCAGGTAAAAACATAGCAAACCCAATGGCTACGGTATTATCGGCAGCCATGATGTTTGAAAATTTTGGTCTAACTGACGAAGGAAAAGCTATTAGAGAAGCTGTAAATCAAGCATTAGATCAAGGTATCGTTACTGAAGATCTAGCGGATGGAAATAAAGCTTATGGCACGACCGAAGTTGGAGATTGGTTAGCAGCTAACATATAG
- a CDS encoding T9SS type A sorting domain-containing protein, protein MATFLRFTFVIIFSGFQWGYAQNKEEFTSILNDDNTAMGLVPQHQNNQQDVESIPVNNEFKLYPNPLRESRVLTVSGSKTIQNIKIYSVLGKQLINSNFEKVKSAELNLKSINTGIYLVQINNKKTTRLILE, encoded by the coding sequence ATGGCAACATTTCTACGCTTCACTTTTGTCATCATATTTAGCGGATTTCAATGGGGTTATGCTCAAAACAAAGAAGAGTTTACATCAATACTTAATGATGATAATACCGCTATGGGTTTAGTACCACAACATCAAAATAACCAACAAGACGTCGAGTCTATTCCAGTAAACAATGAATTTAAATTATACCCAAATCCTTTGAGGGAATCAAGGGTTTTAACTGTTTCCGGTAGTAAGACTATCCAAAACATTAAGATTTATTCTGTACTTGGTAAACAACTTATAAATTCAAATTTTGAAAAGGTTAAATCGGCCGAATTAAACTTAAAATCAATAAACACAGGTATCTACCTCGTTCAAATTAATAATAAGAAAACCACACGCCTAATTTTGGAATAA
- a CDS encoding DUF4268 domain-containing protein has product MFSKEESRLLRQEFWTSFGKSFPRKWILYNTKLKGLSFKFHFDTKKALVALDLEDDLEQRIIYWEKLIAIKSILQDEYLPDAVFEEEYFLDNQKEISRIYVPLEQKVSIHNKNTWRDVMEFFNEKMMLFEVFFEEYKDIIEG; this is encoded by the coding sequence ATGTTCAGTAAAGAAGAATCTCGATTATTACGACAAGAATTTTGGACGAGTTTTGGAAAATCATTTCCCAGAAAGTGGATATTGTACAATACGAAGTTGAAAGGCTTAAGTTTTAAATTTCATTTCGACACCAAAAAAGCTTTAGTTGCCTTAGATTTAGAAGACGATTTAGAACAACGCATCATATATTGGGAAAAATTAATCGCAATAAAATCAATTCTACAGGACGAGTACTTGCCCGATGCTGTATTTGAAGAAGAATACTTTTTAGATAATCAAAAAGAAATTTCCCGAATTTATGTGCCTTTAGAGCAAAAAGTGTCTATCCATAACAAAAATACCTGGCGTGATGTCATGGAATTTTTTAACGAAAAAATGATGCTTTTCGAAGTTTTTTTTGAGGAATATAAAGATATTATTGAAGGGTAA